A genome region from Dreissena polymorpha isolate Duluth1 chromosome 16, UMN_Dpol_1.0, whole genome shotgun sequence includes the following:
- the LOC127862391 gene encoding zinc finger protein 3 homolog, which produces MTDLFQQFGGALNDFKIRNIDSDSLHEIIGEFAPLIGVAIDHAKDKTSNLSKDPPVTVKQEPLEEIEDKSTSNLGKDPTVTVKQEPLEEIEANSTSNAQYGQIPRRSRSTGNKYDVFNLKDDVGNGIKVEQSYAMDLSVQPAIEIKVEVCENSDTESPLPDSLSRKRLHSDSITNGYSSSDNESLMKRIKTESNDTLFIVNAENEKLVQTLKIPNLQNINSTSPNTKQEPQTESNADVNSQDDSDGPHYLYAITSSKNGKFYKCLICQRLCDTKYHVKRHILSHGGSLKPFQCDQCDKSFSQKCDLNRHLNVHNTARNFTCSVCGKSFKRSDYLAKHERQYCGVLKPFKCQKCHKGFEDENQVRVHTCMDKNNATLFACENCPETFNTVDALVEHRKAHMKVETDFQCSKCGKKFTEFMAYVDHFKNHSGERPYRCDLCQKVFSRNHNLMTHMLIHSQEKKHTCQICAKAFTYYSNLQVHLRVHRNERPYICKICDKGFLTSSDLRRHQRVHSGEKPYKCKHCKAEYARKERLISHLVIHIEEGMLARGELGGDGGLDSSMVVDDTSKDSLVIESDTSDE; this is translated from the exons ATGACAGACTTGTTTCAACAGTTTGGTGGTGCtctcaatgattttaaaattcgAAACATTGATTCGGATAGTTTGCACGAGATCATTGGTGAGTTTGCACCATTGATAGGTGTGGCAATAGATCATGCCAAGGATAAAACCTCTAATCTAAGTAAAGATCCACCTGTAACTGTGAAACAAGAGCCATTGGAAGAGATTGAAGATAAAAGCACCTCTAATCTAGGTAAAGACCCGACTGTAACTGTGAAACAAGAGCCATTGGAAGAGATTGAAGCTAATAGCACAAGCAACGCTCAATACGGTCAGATACCCAGAAGGTCACGAAGTACTGGAAATAAGTATGATGTCTTCAATTTGAAAGATGATGTTGGGAATGGTATTAAAGTTGAGCAGTCATATGCGATGGACTTGTCTGTCCAGCCTGCTATCGAAATCAAAGTAGAAGTTTGTGAAAATAGTGACACTGAATCACCGTTGCCTGATTCTCTGTCAAGAAAAAGACTGCACTCTGACAGTATTACAAATGGTTACAGTAGCTCTGATAATGAATCATTAATGAAACGTATAAAAACTGAAAGCAACGATACACTGTTCATTGTAAATGCAGAAAATGAGAAACTCGTGCAGACTCTAAAAATACCAAACCTCCAAAATATTAACAGTACCTCACCAAACACCAAACAGGAACCTCAGACAGAGTCCAATGCTGATGTTAATAGTCAAGATGACTCTGACGGCCCACATTATCTCTACGCTATAACCTCCTCAAAAAATGGTAAATTTTACAAGTGTCTTATCTGTCAACGTCTCTGTGACACAAAATACCATGTGAAACGTCATATTTTGTCCCATGGAGGAAGTTTGAAACCTTTCCAATGCGATCAGTGTGACAAGTCCTTCTCTCAGAAATGCGATCTCAACCGCCATCTGAATGTACACAACACCGCTAGAAACTTCACGTGCTCAGTTTGCGGAAAGTCATTCAAACGTAGCGACTACCTTGCTAAGCATGAGCGCCAGTACTGTGGAGTTCTCAAGCCGTTCAAATGTCAGAAATGTCACAAGGGGTTTGAGGACGAGAATCAGGTGCGTGTGCACACCTGCATGGATAAGAATAATGCAACACTGTTTGCCTGTGAGAATTGCCCAGAAACATTCAACACAGTCGACGCCCTGGTGGAGCATAGAAAGGCGCACATGAAGGTTGAGACAGATTTCCAGTGCTCTAAGTGTGGCAAGAAATTCACTGAGTTCATGGCGTATGTGGACCACTTTAAG AATCACAGTGGCGAGCGCCCGTACAGGTGTGACTTGTGTCAGAAGGTGTTCTCCCGCAATCACAACCTGATGACCCACATGCTGATCCACAGCCAGGAGAAGAAACACACCTGCCAGATCTGTGCCAAGGCTTTCACCTACTACAGTAACCTTCAG GTTCATCTGCGGGTCCACCGTAATGAGCGCCCGTACATCTGCAAGATATGTGACAAGGGCTTCCTGACGAGTAGTGACCTGCGACGTCACCAGCGCGTCCACAGCGGGGAGAAACCGTACAAGTGCAAGCACTGCAAGGCGGAGTACGCGCGCAAAGAGCGCCTCATCAGTCATCTTGTGATCCACATAGAGGAGGGCATGCTGGCCCGCGGGGAGCTTGGTGGCGATGGTGGGCTGGACTCGAGCATGGTGGTGGATGACACGTCCAAGGACAGCCTGGTCATTGAGAGTGATACATCTGAtgaatga
- the LOC127861665 gene encoding zinc finger protein 566-like, producing MAWCDSDRPPGLQIICKICDKGFLTSSDLRRHQRVHSGEKPYKCKHCKAEYARKERLISHLVIHIEEGMLARGELGGDGGLDSSMVVDDTSKDSLVIESDTSDE from the exons ATGGCTTGGTGCGATTCAGACCGGCCCCCAGG TCTGCAAATCATCTGCAAGATATGTGACAAGGGCTTCCTGACGAGTAGTGACCTGCGACGTCACCAGCGCGTCCACAGCGGGGAGAAACCGTACAAGTGCAAGCACTGCAAGGCGGAGTACGCGCGCAAAGAGCGCCTCATCAGTCATCTTGTGATCCACATAGAGGAGGGCATGCTGGCCCGCGGGGAGCTTGGTGGCGATGGTGGGCTGGACTCGAGCATGGTGGTGGATGACACGTCCAAGGACAGCCTGGTCATTGAGAGTGATACATCTGAtgaatga